From the genome of Methanobacterium sp.:
GGGGAACACAACCCCCACTGTATCTGAGCCGGAATCAATAAAATCTTTATTTAAAAGACTTACAATCGGTATTAATTTTGTTTCTGGGATTCTTTTTTGTAATTCTTTTGCCACATGTAATGAATTTCCAGTTCCTGAAAAATAATAAATTTCAGGCCCCATAATTAAAATCCCTGCCTAAATTAAAATAATGTAGAGAATTTCTGAACTATTTCAGCAATCTTTTGATCGCGCTGTTTGTTCCAGACAATAATACCTGTTCCCATGATTATTCCACCTTTAGACTGACAAATTTTCTTCATCTGGCCAATTGCACGGGTTCCACCTGTCCAATCAAATCGTAAGCCCTTTGTAACATAAAGAGCTATTTTCTTATCCTGAACTGATGGAATTTGCTCCAAATATACTCTCATTGCTGGTGCAAGGGAAAATGCATGCACTGGACTGCCGAAAATTAATGCATCATATGGGCTTACATCTGGCGGATTTTCGAGTTCTATATTTTTACCTTCAGGCCTGTCTCCGCCGACCATACTCACCCTTCTGATTTCTACATCATGTCCGGCTTCTATAAGCTTATCGTGGAGCTTCTGGGCAACAGAATACGTATTATTCGTTATTGAATGGACTATAATTCCTATTTTCATGATATGCCCTCCATTTATAGTTTTTATAATTTGATTTTCAATTATTACTTTATTTACATTAATTATAGTATAACTACATTATAATTTCTATTATAAGTTCATGTAATCATCCATCAATCTGCCTCAACATATCCAAGAGCTTAACATCAGGATGATGATATCTTACCGTTTTTGTTAATTCACTGCTTTTAATTGCCCCTTCTCGACACCAGTGAAAGCATGTGAGGCAAAATTCGCAGTGATGCTGCCATTCAGCCTTACCATCAACAATTTTAATAT
Proteins encoded in this window:
- a CDS encoding flavodoxin, whose amino-acid sequence is MKIGIIVHSITNNTYSVAQKLHDKLIEAGHDVEIRRVSMVGGDRPEGKNIELENPPDVSPYDALIFGSPVHAFSLAPAMRVYLEQIPSVQDKKIALYVTKGLRFDWTGGTRAIGQMKKICQSKGGIIMGTGIIVWNKQRDQKIAEIVQKFSTLF